In the Dendrosporobacter quercicolus genome, CTTATATAACAGCGCAGATTATTAAAAAACTGATTCAGGCCGAAATTCATATAAAGCAGGCCAACCTTTATGTCATGGGTATTACATATAAAGAAAACTGTCCGGATCTGCGCAATTCAAAAGCTGTTGACGTTTGCAGGCAGCTGGCGGAATATGGCGTTAAAGTAAAGGTCGTGGACCCGGTTGCCGATCAAATGGAATTAAGAAAAGAATTCGACGGAGAGATTATTGATATCCAAGAAGTCAGAGAGGCCGATTGCCTGGTGTTTTTGGTAGCTCATCAACAATTCAAAGCGCTGCGGCCGGCTGATCTGGCAAATATGTTCAAGCCGCCGCATTTAACTAAACGTGTCGTAATTGATATCAAAAATATATTTTTGCAAACAAGCCTGGAAGAAAAGGTTTATTCCTATTGGAGTCTTTAAGGGTTAAGGGGGATTGGATGTGACAACCAAAAAACTGGTTTTAGCGCTGGTTTTTATTGGCTGTGCTTGTCTGGCGGCGGTGTTTTTCTCCCCGGATTTTCTTACAGTGCAGACCGGCGGCGATTATCGCAATATTACTGATATAGAAAGCGCCTATAATGCCGATGCGGAGGTCGCCCAGGCCCTGGAACAACTGAAGAACAGGCCGGAGAAGGCAGTTGTCGTTGCCGGACGAACTACCGGACAGCGGCATATTGCCCTGACGTTTGACGGCTTATCCGACCGCGTGACCATTCAGCGAATTTTGGATTTACTGGAAAAATACGAGGTGAGGGCAACTTTTTTTGTCGACGGCCTGCAGGCTGCTGAAGACCCGCAGACTGTTGTCAATATTAAACAAGCCGGCGCAAAGATTGAAACCTATAGTTTTTCCGGTATGCCCCAAATGGAAAAATTGCCTGTGGAAAGGTTGATCAAAGATTTCTGCCGTTCACAAAAAATCATCAAGGTGACGACCGACCAAGAGCCCAATCTTTTAAAGTGCAATGACACAAGCTATACGGAACAAGTATTGCAGGCCGCGCGGGCTTCCGGCTTTAACGGCGTGGTAAAAAGCGATCTTTTTGTTCCTATCGAGGAAATCAATTCCCGGCAGGCGGCAGAGGCCTTGGTCGGCGGCCTTAAACCGGGCAGTATTGTATCGGTTCAGCTGAGCGCTCCGGACGAAGCAGTTGCTGCTGAACCGGGCAAAACCGATTTACGGCCGGCAGTTGATAAACAGCCGGGCTTAAAGGAACTGCCGGAACCGGCCCAGCTGAGCGGCAAGGAGCTTGTTGAGACGCTGGAAAGGTTTTTGGCCGCTTTGGCTAAGGCCAGTTACACCACCGTCTATGTCGAAGAATTTTTAAACGAAAGTAATGCCCCAAAAGCCCGGCAGATGGGCCTGAGGCAAAGTGGCAAGCAGCAAGCAGCAGCTGGCCGGTCTTTTTTGGCAACAGCAGTAACAAGGCTAAAGGAACAGGCGGCGGCAATATTGTCTGTCCGCAAGGCTTATGCGGCTGAGCTTGCGCCTGCCGGGGAAATCAAGGTTATTTCGACGACGGAACCGGCGCTGGCCTTTACCTTTGGCGGATTAGCCAATGAAGCAGTCGTCAATGACGTACTTGGGAAACTACAGGATTTAGGAATTAAAGCGACCTTTTTTGTCATGGAAGTAGAAATGCAGCGCTATCCGGGCGCAGTGCGGCGAATTACTGCCAATGGCCATGAAGTAGGTCTGGCAATCAGGCCGAAGGAGGGTGAAACGGCAGCTGAAACCCGGCAAACGATTGAGCGGGGACGCAGGATGCTGCGAGAGCAGTTTGGCGTTGCAACTCAGCTGATCAAGCAGCCCTGGGGCGCTGTAACAGAGACTACAA is a window encoding:
- a CDS encoding polysaccharide deacetylase family protein, giving the protein MTTKKLVLALVFIGCACLAAVFFSPDFLTVQTGGDYRNITDIESAYNADAEVAQALEQLKNRPEKAVVVAGRTTGQRHIALTFDGLSDRVTIQRILDLLEKYEVRATFFVDGLQAAEDPQTVVNIKQAGAKIETYSFSGMPQMEKLPVERLIKDFCRSQKIIKVTTDQEPNLLKCNDTSYTEQVLQAARASGFNGVVKSDLFVPIEEINSRQAAEALVGGLKPGSIVSVQLSAPDEAVAAEPGKTDLRPAVDKQPGLKELPEPAQLSGKELVETLERFLAALAKASYTTVYVEEFLNESNAPKARQMGLRQSGKQQAAAGRSFLATAVTRLKEQAAAILSVRKAYAAELAPAGEIKVISTTEPALAFTFGGLANEAVVNDVLGKLQDLGIKATFFVMEVEMQRYPGAVRRITANGHEVGLAIRPKEGETAAETRQTIERGRRMLREQFGVATQLIKQPWGAVTETTKLAVSAEGCKLIGQSVNVVQSRHKDYASADQVMGEIFGKAVFSLARGQIVHFRMDYYTNDQLVGDLLGMIKQRKIDNIAYATSFDQPANNPANDSQYILKPVGDILNQTQYIYRYPADLSRIVPELRHEGPGDAGQGRFLAEASKRYIGNRDVTYEDRMLGFSKMEARRLDTSGLIHTEDKVIFLTFDDWGTDAAINKLLYVLRKHQATAAFFIVTNNVLNNPNLLRAIAMEGHEIGSHSDKHQPMVVRDPVTGKQTITQDKSEYIQDLATSFRKLRAVAGDVVVNGKPALTRFFRPPTLAVSKMGFEALFATGYDYIISGSGSTYDYKAESVSQLINTITGEIYTSKGEVKKGAILVLHMGDNIAYTAMAVDLLLTANAAKADTDPSKFKVGRLSDYLTDGYSQNNRKKSLSLRSRN